From the genome of Ignavibacteria bacterium:
TCAAATGTAAAATGTAAAATTGTTTTGATTTTACTCGTAGTTTTCTGTTCGTCGTTGGCTGGTTTTTCTCAATCCACTCGTTCATTGATTAATGATGGAAATGCTCATTTCAAAAAAGAAAAATACACCGATGCGGAAATTTCTTATCGTAAATCATTAGAAAAAGATAAATCGCAACCGTACGGAAATTACAATTTGGGAAATGCGTTGTTGAAGCAGCAAAAAACGGATGAAGCATTGCAACAATATCAAGATGCGATTTCTAAAGCGAAAGATGATGACGTAAAATCGAATGCGTATTACAATATGGGCAATGCATTTGTTGAATCAAAAAAATATCCCGAAGCAATTACATCGTACAAAAATGCATTGAAACTTAATCCCGATGATAACGACGCGAAATATAATCTTTCATACGCGTTGAAAATGCTTCAACAAGAACAGCAGAAGCAACAACAAGATAATAAAGACAAAGACGATAAAGATCAGGAGAAGAAAGATCAACAGCAACAAAATCAACAAGACCAGAATCAAAATCAGCAGCAACAAAACGACCAGCAAAAACAAGAACAACAGAAACAGCAACAACAGGAAGCACAACAAGACCAAACAAAGCAACAACAAGCCCAACAAGCGCAAGCAAAAAAAGATGACGAAAAGAAAATGAAGAAAGACCAAGCCGAAGCGATTTTGAATCAGTTGAAAAACAACGAAAAGAAAATTCAAAAAGATTTGCGCAAACAACCGGCGCGAGATAGTAAGGTGGAGAAAGATTGGTGATGCCGATTTTACATTTTAAATTTTACATTTTACATTTGAAAAAATTACGAATGACAAATGACAAATTACTAAAGACTGTCATTGGTCATTGGTCATTAGTCATTTGTTTCTGCTTGCTCTATGCTCTATGCTCTCCGCTCTCTGCATTTGCACAAAATTTTTCTGCTTCTGTTGATAAAAATGTTGTGCAGCAAGGAGAACAATTTACATTGACACTCTCGCTTGAAGGTTCTTCAAGTGCAAGTAATTTGCGGCTTCCT
Proteins encoded in this window:
- a CDS encoding tetratricopeptide repeat protein codes for the protein MNILDFIFYILNFAFVRTFQYKISNVKCKIVLILLVVFCSSLAGFSQSTRSLINDGNAHFKKEKYTDAEISYRKSLEKDKSQPYGNYNLGNALLKQQKTDEALQQYQDAISKAKDDDVKSNAYYNMGNAFVESKKYPEAITSYKNALKLNPDDNDAKYNLSYALKMLQQEQQKQQQDNKDKDDKDQEKKDQQQQNQQDQNQNQQQQNDQQKQEQQKQQQQEAQQDQTKQQQAQQAQAKKDDEKKMKKDQAEAILNQLKNNEKKIQKDLRKQPARDSKVEKDW